From Rhizobium sp. NZLR1, a single genomic window includes:
- a CDS encoding response regulator: MQRFMITDNSDIVRKVGKRILSELDFLVSEASNAAEALQRCQAELPEYLIVDSGMEGALDLIAAIRAMDGGKEVKIYYCVVEADLKKLMAGKRAGATDFLLKPFDRKILTAVFGNRAIAA; this comes from the coding sequence ATGCAAAGGTTCATGATCACCGATAATTCGGATATCGTCCGCAAGGTCGGCAAGCGCATTCTCTCTGAACTCGACTTTCTTGTCAGCGAGGCCTCCAACGCCGCCGAGGCACTGCAGCGCTGCCAGGCGGAGCTGCCGGAATATCTGATCGTCGATTCCGGCATGGAAGGCGCTCTCGACCTCATCGCCGCCATCCGCGCCATGGACGGCGGCAAAGAGGTCAAGATCTACTACTGTGTCGTCGAGGCGGATCTGAAGAAACTGATGGCGGGCAAACGGGCCGGTGCCACCGACTTCCTGCTGAAGCCGTTCGATCGCAAGATCTTGACCGCTGTTTTTGGAAACCGCGCAATCGCTGCCTGA
- a CDS encoding histidine phosphotransferase family protein, protein MSKNLNLTLAGPDLAALLCSRVCHDVISPVGAINNGLELLDEGGADADAMDLIRTSALNASVRLKFARLAFGASGSVGASIDTGEAERAAKDFAVAEKKTEVIWNGPRAIVAKNRVKLLLNLFLVAYSAIPRGGVLEVTLENPEFDARFKLTAKGKLMRLPPKFVEISTGTIEEAIDAHSIQPYYTVLLAQECGMTLDHSASPEELVFTAVAAAA, encoded by the coding sequence ATGTCCAAGAACCTTAATCTCACCTTGGCCGGCCCGGATCTGGCCGCGCTTCTTTGCAGCCGCGTTTGCCACGATGTCATCTCACCGGTCGGTGCGATCAATAACGGCCTGGAACTCCTGGATGAGGGTGGTGCCGATGCCGATGCGATGGACCTGATCCGCACCAGCGCGCTCAACGCCTCCGTCCGCCTGAAATTCGCACGCCTCGCCTTTGGCGCTTCGGGTTCTGTCGGTGCCTCGATCGACACCGGCGAGGCCGAGCGAGCAGCCAAAGATTTCGCCGTCGCCGAGAAGAAGACCGAAGTGATCTGGAACGGGCCGCGCGCCATCGTCGCCAAGAATCGCGTCAAGCTGCTGCTCAACCTCTTTCTGGTTGCTTATTCCGCTATCCCGCGCGGCGGCGTCCTCGAAGTAACGCTTGAGAACCCCGAGTTCGATGCAAGGTTCAAGCTCACGGCCAAAGGCAAACTGATGCGCTTGCCGCCGAAATTCGTCGAGATATCGACCGGCACCATCGAGGAGGCGATCGACGCTCATTCGATCCAGCCCTATTACACCGTGCTTCTGGCGCAGGAGTGCGGAATGACGCTTGATCACAGCGCCAGCCCAGAAGAGCTGGTGTTCACTGCGGTAGCCGCCGCTGCCTGA
- a CDS encoding EipA family protein, translating to MCPRFPHRFIDFYRLLSALVFSSLMVAGPASAQDNGQYTMQEIVDAGHSFFGSASGGLAKVVESAFQKYGLPNGYILGQEGGGAFIAGLTYGEGQLNTKNAGEHNLYWQGPSLGLDYGGQGSRVMMLVYDLPSVNGIYARFGGVSGSAYVIAGFGMTLLKNNDVLVVPIRTGVGARLGINVGYLKITQAPTWNPF from the coding sequence ATGTGCCCTCGATTTCCGCACCGATTCATCGACTTCTACAGGTTGCTTTCGGCCCTCGTCTTCTCCTCGCTGATGGTTGCCGGACCTGCCTCCGCTCAGGACAACGGCCAGTACACGATGCAGGAAATCGTTGACGCCGGCCACTCCTTCTTCGGTTCCGCCAGCGGCGGACTTGCCAAGGTCGTCGAGAGTGCCTTCCAGAAATACGGCCTGCCAAATGGCTACATTCTCGGACAAGAGGGCGGCGGCGCCTTCATCGCCGGCCTCACCTACGGCGAAGGTCAGTTGAACACCAAGAACGCCGGCGAACACAATCTCTACTGGCAAGGTCCCTCGCTCGGCCTCGATTACGGCGGCCAAGGCTCACGCGTAATGATGCTGGTCTACGACCTGCCCTCCGTCAACGGTATCTATGCCCGGTTCGGCGGCGTCAGCGGCTCTGCCTATGTGATCGCCGGATTCGGCATGACGCTTCTCAAGAACAATGACGTCCTGGTCGTGCCGATCCGCACCGGCGTCGGCGCCCGCCTGGGTATCAATGTCGGCTATCTGAAGATCACCCAGGCACCGACCTGGAACCCCTTCTGA